TCGCTCTCCCGTACGTCCAGGTCGATGCCGAACTCATCGGCGGCGGCGGCGAGTTCGGTGGCCGGGTAGAAGTTCTTGACGATGGTCGCGCTCTCCCCGCTGTCGAGCCGACGCGTCATGGTCTGGCCGGCCGCGCCGTCGACATGCGGTTCGGTGGTCGCGAGCGGAAGGTCGTCGACGAAGAACAGCCGGCCGCCGGGCCGTAGCCAACTCCCCAGCGAACGGAAGAAGGGACGGAGCCGTTCGCGCGGGACATGCGAGATCCAGAATGTGAAGACGATCGCGTCGAACCGCTCGTCGGTCTCCCAGGTGAACAGGTCCGCGATCTCGGTCCGGACCTGTTCCTCCTTGGCCGCCGGGTTGTGCGCGAGCATCTCGGCGGACCCGTCGACCAGCAGGAGATTCCGGGCGCGAGGGGCGAGGTGAACGCTCCACGTGCCTGTACCCGGGGCGAGTTCGAGAACGTCGTCGCCGAGTTCGACCGAGGAGAGCACGGACCGGACCAGCTCCGCCTCACGGAACCAGACCTCGTTCGCGGCCTCGCCCTTGTCGAAGGTTCCCCGCCGTAGCCACCAGTCGTCGTATTCCCCCGCGCGACTCGAGTAGTACGCCAACTGCTCGGCCAACTGCTCCTCGGTGACGGGCTGGAACTCTTCCTCGGCCGACCGACCGGGCTGCGTCGTCATGCGGTGCTTCACCTCTCGGGTAGTGCCCCGAACTCGCCCAGAACCCAGAATACGAACTCCAGGAGAATCGAGAATGTGCGGTACTGTCGGACTCTTCACGGGCTGTGCGGCTGCGGCATTCTGCCCAGTCAGCCAGTTAACACGCAACCATGCGCGGACCGACGATTCGTCGGCGAAATTTGACGATTCATTGGCTCAACTCCCCGACTACCGCACACCATTCGCGAACTGGGACCGTCGCGCCTCCGTACGGTCGAGCCCGCGCCGAACACTTACCGACGACACCGGCGACCTTTTCCCCGCGGATCTGGTACCGGTCGCGAAGCACGAACTCGTCGCCGGCCTACGACCCGAACTTTTCCGCCGGCTGCTCACCCAACAGCTCTACCGCTACCTCCACTTCACGTCGAAGCTGGAGTTCATGGTGGTCAACTACGTCGTCCTCGGTATATCGCAGGGCAACATACAGGTGCCGATCCCCGACCAAATGCGCTTCGACGCCCTGAAGATCTACTGCGACGAGGCCTACCACGGATATTTCTCCGTCGACCTGATGCGGCAAGTGCAGGAGCGCACGGGCATCGCACCCAGAATCGACGAAGAGCCGTACTTCCTGCGCCGGTTGGCGGCCCTCAAGGAGAAGCACGATCCGGCCAAGGCGGGCTTCATCGACCTGCTTTTCAC
The nucleotide sequence above comes from Streptomyces sp. N50. Encoded proteins:
- a CDS encoding class I SAM-dependent methyltransferase encodes the protein MTTQPGRSAEEEFQPVTEEQLAEQLAYYSSRAGEYDDWWLRRGTFDKGEAANEVWFREAELVRSVLSSVELGDDVLELAPGTGTWSVHLAPRARNLLLVDGSAEMLAHNPAAKEEQVRTEIADLFTWETDERFDAIVFTFWISHVPRERLRPFFRSLGSWLRPGGRLFFVDDLPLATTEPHVDGAAGQTMTRRLDSGESATIVKNFYPATELAAAADEFGIDLDVRESETYFQYGTGRRR
- a CDS encoding diiron oxygenase, giving the protein MAQLPDYRTPFANWDRRASVRSSPRRTLTDDTGDLFPADLVPVAKHELVAGLRPELFRRLLTQQLYRYLHFTSKLEFMVVNYVVLGISQGNIQVPIPDQMRFDALKIYCDEAYHGYFSVDLMRQVQERTGIAPRIDEEPYFLRRLAALKEKHDPAKAGFIDLLFTIVSETLITASLTEISKSREVSGAVVDTLHDHAVDEGRHHAYFASYLTFLWASLNRAERTFSARLFPELIDVFLRPDVPSIGTELGGYGLKPDEVAQVLAETFSERTQADYNRATASKLLGYLREIEAFDDPGARYEARSRGLLPG